In Pseudomonas sp. MTM4, one genomic interval encodes:
- a CDS encoding sigma-54 dependent transcriptional regulator — translation MTSQIDPQFQVVLVDDDPHLRKALSQTLDLAGLKVLSLGDARGLSTLLPVNWPGVVVTDIRMPGLDGLELQQQLHALDSELPVLLITGHGDVQLAVQAMRAGAYDFLEKPFPSEALLDSVRRALALRQLVLDNRSLRLALADRQQLSMRLLGQSPAMQRLREQIGALAGTQADVLILGETGAGKEVVARALHDLSSRRGGPFVAINAGALAESVVESELFGHEAGAFTGAQKRRIGKFEFANGGTLFLDEIESMSLDVQVKLLRMLQERVVERLGGNQMIPLDIRVIAATKEDLRQASDQGRFRADLYYRLNVAPLRIPPLRERSEDLLFLFQHFAETAANRHGLPIRELRPEQRAQLLRHPWPGNVRELQNTAERFALGLELGLDDRARLADGTADATGNALNEQVDAFERALIAAELARPHGSLRSVAEALGLPRKTLHDKLRKHGLVFSDTGGTSPDDGE, via the coding sequence ATGACCAGCCAGATCGACCCGCAGTTTCAGGTAGTCCTGGTCGATGACGATCCCCATCTGCGCAAGGCGCTGAGCCAAACGCTCGACCTCGCCGGGCTCAAGGTCCTCAGCCTGGGCGATGCGCGCGGCCTGTCGACCCTGCTGCCGGTTAACTGGCCCGGCGTGGTGGTTACCGACATCCGCATGCCCGGTCTCGACGGCCTCGAACTTCAGCAGCAGTTGCATGCGCTCGACAGCGAGCTGCCGGTTCTGCTGATCACCGGCCATGGCGACGTTCAGCTGGCCGTGCAGGCGATGCGTGCCGGTGCCTACGACTTTCTCGAGAAACCCTTCCCCAGCGAGGCGCTGCTCGACAGCGTGCGTCGCGCCCTGGCCCTGCGTCAGCTGGTACTCGACAACCGCAGCCTGCGTCTGGCACTGGCCGATCGGCAGCAGCTTTCGATGCGTCTGCTCGGTCAATCGCCGGCCATGCAGCGCCTGCGGGAACAGATCGGTGCGCTCGCCGGCACCCAGGCCGACGTACTGATCCTTGGCGAAACCGGTGCTGGCAAGGAGGTGGTGGCACGCGCGCTACACGACTTGTCCAGTCGCCGCGGTGGTCCTTTCGTCGCAATCAACGCCGGCGCACTGGCCGAGTCGGTGGTCGAAAGCGAACTCTTCGGTCACGAGGCGGGCGCTTTCACCGGCGCGCAGAAGCGCCGCATCGGCAAATTCGAATTCGCCAATGGCGGCACCCTGTTCCTCGACGAAATCGAAAGCATGAGCCTGGACGTGCAGGTCAAACTGCTGCGCATGCTGCAGGAGCGGGTCGTCGAGCGACTGGGTGGCAACCAGATGATCCCGCTCGACATCCGTGTCATCGCCGCGACCAAGGAAGACCTGCGCCAGGCGTCCGATCAGGGCCGTTTTCGCGCCGACCTCTATTACCGGTTGAATGTCGCACCGCTGCGCATCCCGCCTTTGCGCGAGCGCAGCGAGGACCTGCTGTTCCTGTTCCAGCATTTTGCCGAGACCGCCGCCAACCGCCACGGGCTGCCGATCCGCGAACTGCGCCCGGAGCAGCGCGCGCAGTTGCTCAGACATCCATGGCCGGGCAACGTCCGCGAGCTGCAGAACACCGCCGAGCGCTTCGCCCTGGGGTTGGAACTGGGCCTCGATGATCGAGCCCGGCTTGCCGACGGCACGGCTGACGCGACGGGCAATGCGCTCAACGAGCAGGTCGATGCCTTCGAACGCGCTCTGATTGCCGCCGAGCTGGCGCGACCGCACGGCTCGTTGCGCAGCGTCGCCGAGGCCCTCGGTCTGCCGCGCAAGACGCTGCACGACAAGCTGCGCAAGCATGGGCTGGTCTTCAGTGATACTGGCGGAACCTCGCCGGACGACGGCGAATAG